One window of Mesorhizobium loti R88b genomic DNA carries:
- a CDS encoding polyhydroxyalkanoate depolymerase — protein sequence MLYQAYQLQDDLIAPTRFFADLMRSTMGSLLSGDGVKQRLVAGLEMIARFKLTHARPDFDIGTVKVGNRDVPVGVETALDLPFGKLLRFAKDMDTRQPRVMVIAPLSGHFSTLLRGTVATLLADHEVYVTDWANARDVPLVAGRFGVDDYVDYIIRFLEAIGPGAHILAVCQPCVQALAAVAIMSEDGHPATPRSMTLMAGPIDPRESPTKVNEFAVSKSLAWFQNSVISHVPSRHAGGGRRVYPGFLQLAAFMAMNMDRHNKAHRKLHDHLAAGETAEAEKIKTFYDEYLAVLDLTEEFYLETIDRVFQKAELATGTYTFRGSLVDPGAIRNTALLTVEGGRDDICALGQTSAAHELCRSLRPHLKRHHLQANVGHYGVFNGKRWEREIYPVVRNLILSME from the coding sequence ATGCTGTACCAGGCCTATCAGCTACAGGACGATCTCATCGCGCCAACGCGCTTTTTCGCCGATCTCATGCGTTCGACGATGGGCAGCCTGCTTTCAGGCGACGGCGTGAAACAACGCCTGGTGGCCGGGCTGGAGATGATTGCCCGCTTCAAGCTCACCCATGCGCGACCGGATTTCGATATCGGTACCGTCAAAGTGGGCAATCGCGACGTGCCGGTCGGCGTCGAGACAGCGCTCGACCTGCCATTCGGCAAACTTTTGCGCTTCGCCAAGGATATGGATACGCGCCAGCCACGGGTGATGGTGATCGCCCCGCTGTCGGGCCATTTCTCGACACTGCTGCGCGGCACGGTGGCAACGCTTCTGGCAGATCACGAAGTCTATGTCACCGACTGGGCCAATGCCCGCGACGTGCCGCTTGTCGCCGGACGCTTTGGAGTGGACGATTATGTCGACTACATCATTCGCTTCCTGGAGGCGATCGGTCCGGGTGCGCATATACTTGCCGTCTGCCAACCCTGCGTCCAGGCGCTTGCCGCTGTCGCCATCATGTCCGAGGATGGCCATCCGGCGACTCCACGATCAATGACGTTGATGGCGGGACCGATCGATCCGCGCGAAAGTCCGACCAAGGTCAATGAATTTGCCGTCAGCAAGTCGCTTGCCTGGTTCCAGAATTCGGTCATCTCGCATGTACCCTCGCGCCATGCCGGCGGCGGACGCAGGGTCTATCCCGGCTTTCTCCAACTTGCGGCGTTCATGGCTATGAACATGGATCGCCACAACAAGGCCCACCGCAAACTGCACGATCATCTGGCGGCCGGCGAGACCGCCGAGGCCGAGAAGATCAAGACTTTCTATGACGAGTATCTGGCGGTGCTCGACCTCACCGAGGAATTCTATCTCGAAACCATAGATCGCGTGTTCCAGAAAGCTGAGCTGGCCACCGGGACATACACTTTCCGTGGCAGCCTGGTCGACCCGGGTGCGATCCGCAACACAGCGCTGCTTACCGTCGAAGGCGGTCGCGACGATATCTGCGCACTCGGCCAGACCTCGGCCGCGCATGAATTGTGCCGGTCACTGCGTCCGCATCTCAAACGTCATCACCTGCAGGCCAATGTCGGCCACTACGGCGTCTTCAACGGCAAGCGTTGGGAGCGCGAAATCTATCCAGTCGTGCGCAATCTCATCCTGTCGATGGAATAG
- a CDS encoding glyoxalase superfamily protein: MLAYHDAKTMAKAMREALAASDLTISHSEALEIVARQFGLATWNILSAKIEAPPARQEMIVFERTAPIVRIFDVAKAHEFYLGYLGFSVDWEHRYGENFPLYTQVSRANLVLHLSEHAGDATPGGNMVVYTKGIRDFHRELAAKDYRYMKPGLEHEDGRLTVEVIDPFSNHIRFMELTGE, from the coding sequence ATGCTTGCCTATCATGATGCAAAGACCATGGCGAAAGCCATGCGGGAGGCGCTTGCCGCCAGCGACCTGACGATCAGCCACAGCGAGGCCCTGGAGATCGTCGCACGCCAGTTCGGACTGGCGACCTGGAACATTCTTTCGGCCAAGATCGAAGCGCCGCCCGCCCGGCAGGAGATGATCGTCTTTGAACGGACAGCACCGATCGTGCGTATCTTCGATGTCGCCAAGGCGCACGAATTCTATCTCGGCTATCTCGGGTTCAGCGTGGACTGGGAGCACCGATACGGCGAGAACTTCCCGCTGTACACGCAGGTCTCACGCGCAAACCTTGTCCTGCACCTGTCCGAACATGCCGGCGACGCGACGCCGGGCGGCAACATGGTTGTGTACACGAAAGGCATTCGCGACTTTCATCGGGAGCTTGCGGCCAAGGACTACCGCTACATGAAGCCTGGCCTCGAGCACGAGGACGGGCGGCTGACGGTCGAGGTCATCGATCCGTTCAGCAACCATATCCGCTTCATGGAACTCACCGGCGAATAG
- a CDS encoding glutathione S-transferase family protein has translation MSKALGSKLSRANAPAAKATLTISSKNYSSWSLRGWLLCRMAGLEFEEKRVDIDDPEQRQELLLLSPSVLVPRLTHDGVTVWDTLAIAEYLAETMPAAGLLPADRIARAHCRAVSGEMHSGFHNLRSALPMSLKAKHRSFKIFSGARPDVERIKTIWSECLGAYGGPWLFGASPTVADAMYAPVCTRFRTYAVELDAPLAAYCDTVFDWPLIQEWTQDALAEPEDIIELDVEF, from the coding sequence ATGAGCAAGGCGCTAGGGAGTAAACTCTCGCGGGCCAACGCGCCGGCGGCCAAAGCGACGTTGACGATCTCGTCGAAGAACTATTCGTCCTGGTCGCTGCGCGGCTGGCTGCTGTGCCGCATGGCCGGGCTGGAGTTCGAGGAAAAACGTGTCGACATCGATGATCCCGAACAGCGGCAGGAGTTGCTGTTGTTGTCGCCCTCGGTCCTGGTGCCGAGGCTGACCCATGACGGGGTGACGGTTTGGGACACGCTGGCGATCGCCGAATATCTGGCTGAGACGATGCCGGCGGCGGGGCTCTTGCCGGCCGACCGTATCGCACGTGCGCATTGCCGCGCCGTGTCCGGCGAGATGCATTCGGGTTTTCACAATCTGCGCTCGGCGCTGCCGATGAGTCTGAAAGCCAAGCACCGCAGCTTCAAGATATTTTCCGGCGCGCGCCCGGACGTGGAGCGGATCAAGACCATCTGGTCCGAATGCCTTGGGGCCTATGGCGGTCCATGGCTGTTTGGAGCATCGCCAACCGTGGCCGATGCGATGTACGCGCCGGTATGCACGCGCTTTCGCACCTATGCGGTCGAGCTCGATGCGCCGCTCGCCGCCTATTGCGACACCGTCTTCGACTGGCCGCTGATACAGGAATGGACGCAAGACGCATTGGCCGAGCCCGAGGACATCATCGAACTGGACGTGGAGTTTTAA
- the hemB gene encoding porphobilinogen synthase — protein sequence MNKFTLTKPAGARSVDDITGSRRLRRMRKADWSRRLVQENRLTVDDLIWPIFVVEGKQVREPIAAMPGVFRLSLDLAVKEAERAAKLGIPAIATFPNVELALRDQIGSHILDPENIINRATRAIKDAVPEIGIITDAALDPFTSHGHDGILRDGIIVNDETVEQVAAAAVIQAAAGADIIAPSDMMDGRIGAIRDALDANGFQDVAIMSYATKFASAFYGPYREAVGTAGLLKGDKKTYYIDHANSDEAVREAEQDIAEGADMLMVKPGLPYLDIIRRLKDEFQMPTFAYQVSGEYSMIKAAAANGWIDGEKAMLESLLAFKRAGCDGILTYFAPEVAELLKG from the coding sequence ATGAACAAATTCACACTAACCAAGCCAGCCGGCGCGCGCAGCGTCGACGACATCACCGGCAGCCGCCGCCTGCGCCGCATGCGCAAGGCCGACTGGTCGCGCCGCCTGGTGCAGGAGAACCGCCTTACGGTCGACGATTTGATCTGGCCGATCTTCGTCGTCGAGGGCAAGCAAGTGCGCGAGCCGATCGCCGCCATGCCCGGTGTTTTCCGCCTGTCGCTCGACCTCGCCGTCAAGGAAGCTGAACGCGCGGCAAAGCTTGGCATTCCGGCCATCGCCACCTTCCCCAATGTCGAACTGGCCTTACGTGACCAGATCGGTTCGCACATCCTCGACCCGGAAAACATCATCAACCGTGCGACCCGCGCCATAAAGGACGCGGTGCCCGAGATCGGTATCATCACCGATGCCGCGCTCGACCCGTTCACCAGCCACGGCCATGATGGCATTTTGCGCGACGGCATCATCGTCAACGACGAAACGGTGGAACAGGTCGCGGCAGCGGCCGTCATCCAGGCAGCGGCCGGCGCCGACATCATCGCGCCGTCCGACATGATGGACGGCCGCATCGGCGCCATCCGCGACGCGCTCGACGCCAACGGTTTTCAGGACGTGGCGATCATGTCCTACGCGACCAAGTTCGCCTCGGCCTTCTACGGCCCCTATCGCGAGGCGGTCGGCACCGCCGGCCTGCTCAAGGGCGACAAGAAGACCTACTACATCGATCATGCCAATTCGGACGAGGCGGTGCGCGAGGCCGAGCAGGACATCGCCGAAGGCGCCGACATGCTGATGGTCAAGCCCGGCCTGCCCTATCTCGACATTATCCGCCGGCTGAAGGACGAATTCCAGATGCCGACCTTCGCCTACCAGGTGTCGGGCGAATATTCGATGATCAAGGCCGCCGCCGCGAATGGCTGGATCGACGGCGAAAAGGCGATGCTGGAGAGCTTGCTCGCCTTCAAGCGCGCCGGCTGCGACGGCATCCTGACCTATTTCGCGCCTGAGGTGGCGGAATTGCTGAAGGGTTAG